Part of the Coccinella septempunctata chromosome 3, icCocSept1.1, whole genome shotgun sequence genome is shown below.
ctggacgcacaatggttttagtcgagccagtgtctacgagtattttcacacttctatcatttatctttcctgggataactatgcttgataaatccttagacattattcctcggattatcacttcgggggcatttttggcttgggtcgatttatgccccttatcaccgaccccttttagtttccctgctgagactctttttccaattctggacagtttcgcttaaaatgcccacttttgttgcagttccagcacacagcatcctttttcctaacttgtgatattctgcggatttcttctctgacaatgtcctgaatagatcggtctgtgtcttggacttgtcttacacgaaggtgtcctctatgtgaAGCTTGCTTTGCTGCCTCAATTtctaaagcctgggctaaggcatcatcaatggttctagggcgtgctagtctcagggcttgttgtatttcgctatcctttatcccatccacgaatgtctggattgatagctgttccaggaagctatctggagcagatggataagccagcctgactaatctcgccacatcagcttcaaactcctggagattttcccctgttttctgcactcggttctttatttgtgcatggtatacttgttgtaaatgagcatcaccatatctcatctgaagtttcgatgtaagaacttcgtaacaggcttgttgactctccgggatcgtctgcagaatgttgagtgcctctcctcgtagagctattattaatgccgtggctttttcgttatcgttccaattgttcgccagcgcagcagcttcaaactgtttttggtatgtcgaccagggtatttttccatcaaaagttggaggcttgatcttcattctactaccttcgccgtcattttccactttcgctgtgctgtagggtgttgaagccagaatatctgttctgtttgacattcttttcaaggaatctatgaacttggaatgatgttcaattattcctgccatttcttcaaactttccgttaaccttgtcaaacttttcatcaacttcgtcaaattttccactcactatatcgaatctctcgtccactttatcgaatttttcatttatggtttccagtttctcatccaatttgtctgtaagttgactcaccacatcattacaattctccctaatctggtccattttctcatttaatttctcatcaattttctcatttaatcttctggaattttcttccatttgttcattcaacttacatgagttctcgtccattttctcattcaacttacaagagttctcgtccattttctcattcagttttcgagaattttcttccattctttcgttcatctcactcaaaaagtccattaccgcttgagtctccattgcgttctgtaatcttgtggtcactggcatgaacaaaaaaccgaaaatatttatttaattcgagcgatgttgaacctcacacgtgacaccaatgtaacgttttcttctcttaattaaaacgtccaacttattaaaattatttatttacacttaatacacatataactcacaaactaactattacactactatttatttccactcttgtttatttccactagtcgcttgcactgtaactgtacttgtacttgcctacctgctcctccgctgggcttatataggcgccggaaacattcaggtaccttcgcgaacctttcgcgattcttccagaagggagtgaccgccctggttctcgaaaggtccgaccgcaagggccggactggttacaataagTAGAAATCATAAGATCCACTGATGTATATGTGTGTTGCTACTTACTAGTGCTATGAAGTCTTCCATTTTTTCATCCGGTATTTTGATAGCTACCTTCTTACAGTTCCTGAGCTCTATTCTGGCGCCATTTTTGTTTCTGTTCAGGACTTGAACCCTTATCATGAGGAACATGGCATTGACTGTCCACTTATCGTCCTTGAGAATGTAAGCTTCCCTCAAACATTTGGTAGCATAAGCCTTCGAAAGCTCATATTGTTTCTGGTCGAAATGCAGTCTTGATAGTTCATGATATAACCATACAAGTTCTTCGCGGCACGTGGCGTTTCTTACTCTTTCTACAATGATGCGGCACTGttttctatgaaaaaaaaatccttcaGATGAAAGATAATACGGTTTATCAAAAACATAGGTCAATGCGAAAGCAAATTAACTACAGGCTATCTAATGTCTAAAGTGGCAAACTGGTCATTGTATTCCTAGTTCAAATAATAACTGTGAAGCTAAGAGACAGATTACAGCACAAAACCAGAATATACAGCACTGTAATCTGTGCTCGTAGGTCGCCATGTTATTGCAAAATTTGCCAATTGTCGCTATTGTCCTGTTAGACTCGCTGTATTCTATctgcgttttcagcgccatctattTGTCAAATGTGGCAGACAGAGACCAAAATTGTATTGTATTTGATACTAGATATGAGTGCGTTTACTATCTTTCTTCTGTAAAATTATAGATTCTAGCGATGTCGCATAGTTTTGACATTAGTGACATATCATGTGTGCCAAACTATCTCAAAAACTCAAGAAGATTATACCATAGCCAACCGAATGCTTCTATAAAAGTGAATATCATTTCACAGATCgtaatattggagaaattgaataaagaaatatttggtcactaatcaatatcttgttcgtcaTTTTTGTATTTGTAATTTGCTCATGTGTGTAAGTCtctttcttaataaacttttcagggttttcactcccaatctctgaaacaataATTTGGCTTCACTTCTTTTATAGCATAAAACTCGTAATATCAATAAAGatattatagatatatggagaCCAAAAACTTAATCATATAGTCGAGTCTATGATgtggacctcacgctacactagTATCTAGCGGCGAATTCATACGTGGTAGCCCTCATTGTCGCTATTGTCCttttagagtcactgtagtctaggtgcgttttcagcgccatctaattgtcaaatgtggcaaatACAGAACGAAATGTAGTCGGTATTTGGTACTAGATGTGAGAGTGCGTTTACTATATCATTGGGACATATCATGTGTCCCAACCTATCTCAAAAACTAAAGAAGATTATACCGTAACCAACCGAATGCTTCTAgaaaagtgaatggactatatacaATGCACAAACTCACTTTTTGTCCAAGAAGTGAGCTCTGAATTGTACGACCAGCGAATCAGCGGAACCCTGTTTGTCTACAGGTAATCCTAAAAAAATCGCTACTCTTGTATACTTCTGCTCCTCACTCATAGAACTCCTGATTGTTTTTGCCCCATAAAAACCATCTCTCACTAGGGTATAAAGCTGAATCAGATATGCATTACGATTTGGAAGGCTCTTTTTCGGTGTAGCCTCGCAGAACAGATACATCTTTTCCGCTAATTCAATGGTTTGTCGCAGTTTTTGTTCCTTGACTGCTTGTTTGATCCTCTCTATCGTGCTCTGAGCTTCTGTCTCGCAGTATTTCATCATGGTCCTCTCACGTTCCAGCTGTCGTTCTGCGAGTTTGCCACCTGCTTTTGCATCCTGCAGCCTTAGCAGAAAAAAAGGCCGTCTAGCCCTCAGCAGTTCCTTAAATTTGATTCGAAAAATATTGGGGTATATAGTCAAAAAAGGCCGTCTTTGATTTCTTCAAGGCAACTTTCTACTGTGGATCAAAATTACGTGAAACTCGTAAGGCCATGAGTAGGAGGCTTACCTGATTATAATGAATGTATTTCGAAGATTTTTTTACTAAGCCTTCTATTCTCTTAACACCATTATCGTTTGGAGATTTTACAGCAGGGTCTACTTTCATTCTTTGCAGAAAACTCTTATCGTGAAACATTTTATCCAAGTATCTTTCAGACATAAGATTTCGAATATTTGTTGTGTACCTGGAAGAAAAATACTTATATAGGATATCGATTCTCTTATTTAATTAACTGTCCTATCAAGAAGATAGTGTAATGTCGGCGaataatatattaaaaaaaattaagagcgtgcagaaaaattatttaattccaaaaaaaaattttcgactGGGACTGGATCTCGCGTCTTTTTGATTGCTGATCAAGTGCTCACAGCACTGAGCCAACAAAGAGCACGGTTATTACCTTGATATCTAGCGAAACCTTCAGAGGGTGTTTGAGGATCTCCTACCACTCAACAGAATTGAAAGAAaagcataaaaaaattcaaataattgaACTCAAGAAGAGATTCGACGTCTGTGAATAAAACATTCATGGAGATAGTTGTATTCTgcttattctgcttttcatccgtaagttacgaatctatagcgtacgatcgatctgtatgtgttagattgacagattcgtaaataatgcaattctggaaatgtttctgtaaCTATCTCCTTGACAGTGTGTCactttgaactacttatcgtaaatagtaaCGGATTCCTGTAAGATACAGACCACCAAAAACCGTCCAGAATTGAAATTCTCCTGTAAGCTTAtggaaagttacagattggcttacagatgaaatcAGAATACCACCAATACCAtaattctgtaaacaaattcgacATCTTTTTCTAACAGAATTCACTGCATTCAACAGCATAACGCAGGAAATATATCTAATGGCGCATCTGACTCTATGACTCTGTAtgaagaatactcttattttacaaaacgttcaaatattcattagatagcgtccaacttagttcaagagttgagttttttgaatttttggtatttttacggTACGTCAtgctcataatgagaaaactggaagacgtgagtaatattttatgttcaaaaaaaaCATcagatgaattaacaattatatttcgaaaaataacattttttttatggattttcaacagcctgtatatgtcAAACCCAACCGAGTCGGAAAAAAaggtgaaggaaaaaaattgtcGGTATCCTGAACGAAGATTACTGCTAGACTACAACATATTCACTAGCTACGACAAATTGTTTCAAACTCCTGTTGACTTTCTTAACATTATTCAAGAGATACTAAAAATGTTCTATATTGTTGcagaatttgaagaaattgaaaaaaatcggaTGACGTTTGAAGATATCATCGACTTGATAAACTTTAATTTCACGAATATTTGCCAGAAGGGGTTATGAGTTACAATCTGTATATTAATTGAACTACTTTTCGTTGAGTGATTTCTGAACTGTcttcgaatgaaatattcaaaatggaaCTTTATATATGAATAATTCACAATAATAATCATAATCTTACCTCTGTATTGGCCTGAAAGGATATTCCCTCATCGggggtattttttcatttatatccACAACACTATGGAGGCTTTCCTCGATGGAAGAACCTTCGTTTAACAAACTATGACCCACCTCATCCAACTTCTTAGATGAAGAAATGGAGGCCAGGTTGGCTGAATTGATCGACTTTTTATGATCTTTCTTTGGTTTATGATCacctgaaaaaagaaaaaaacactcAAACAAATATGAGTCATAACTATTTATCAAAGACTGCACCTTAATTGGATTTTGTCAGAAGACAACCTATGACCCATCGAAAAAGTTGTTATATCTCGGAAAATATatcgatgaaaaaatttctgcggCATAAAATGGTAACAagatcattttaatttttcgaaatccCATAGACCGGTCTCAGAGTCAAGTTGGAAACCCATCGGAAAACAGGAAATACCGAAAAATATATGGGTTTCGAATTTCGCTCAATTCCGTGAAACCTGGACAAATATGTGCGTACACAAATTTGCTCAAACTTGAAATAAtactcatataattttttcaccTGGTATATCTAATTTGATTCTGGGTGCGGCCAATTGATTTGTCATCTGCTCGTCTTTCAACTCTTTCCTTTTCTTCTTGAACTTGGATATAGGCTGATATGGT
Proteins encoded:
- the LOC123309476 gene encoding outer dynein arm-docking complex subunit 4-like translates to MPLDKPDIYNALCVYRELGLKFGRLEKYEKSLPYFDEALQRSPQDVRALLGRARYRAQACKYNDALKDLATLKASDPENIYVFATECLVKYLCCQFEQAMVDNLNKIPIRKKPDNFVLGTMHCEDAIRNNVGSRAGHPLRDHFLIIRKLAWKRNFEKSKPYQPISKFKKKRKELKDEQMTNQLAAPRIKLDIPGDHKPKKDHKKSINSANLASISSSKKLDEVGHSLLNEGSSIEESLHSVVDINEKIPPMREYPFRPIQRYTTNIRNLMSERYLDKMFHDKSFLQRMKVDPAVKSPNDNGVKRIEGLVKKSSKYIHYNQELLRARRPFFLLRLQDAKAGGKLAERQLERERTMMKYCETEAQSTIERIKQAVKEQKLRQTIELAEKMYLFCEATPKKSLPNRNAYLIQLYTLVRDGFYGAKTIRSSMSEEQKYTRVAIFLGLPVDKQGSADSLVVQFRAHFLDKKKQCRIIVERVRNATCREELVWLYHELSRLHFDQKQYELSKAYATKCLREAYILKDDKWTVNAMFLMIRVQVLNRNKNGARIELRNCKKVAIKIPDEKMEDFIALCIKILNDTPMEGVQPTKMLEIRTKNIMKLITSDQMRMKAELIFQRINALPPCKRMSVLPGIHYPEIPTQKEPQDKASKEGQTRAKIPSRRKTGENRRGMNFLQLIQYHVDT